From Coffea arabica cultivar ET-39 chromosome 10e, Coffea Arabica ET-39 HiFi, whole genome shotgun sequence, one genomic window encodes:
- the LOC140015309 gene encoding uncharacterized protein, whose amino-acid sequence MMSDFGGGGEDDILVLVGDDDLDHSNTMLDATPPPHHHPNPSSPAAAAQYDHDFSNIRQIEQFLLNEDDIIDMYPEEEGEEDRLTASLGFLSDIILDSPLPSDPSSPDNPSPESDFPYSNHNSNSDSDAKDVQQPPNLIGHQELLTPAAIPHPHQEEKGRSEAGQLNNNGDDVDPISKKRKRQLSNRDAAVRSRERKKMYIKDLEIKSRYYEAECRRLGMLLQCYLAENHALRLSLNTTTTTQAFDASTTKQESAVLILESLLLGSLLWFLGIVALLTLPRQLPNLGAAGAKKVGCKTPRSLAPREAGTKVHGTLGFQSFMMSKRCRGSRRKMRCSFKLGSAASFRGILSVTPCQFLAFC is encoded by the exons ATGATGAGTGATTTCGGTGGTGGCGGGGAGGATGATATACTAGTGCTAGTCGGTGATGATGATTTGGATCACAGCAACACCATGCTGGATGCtactcctcctcctcatcatcatccAAACCCTTCGTCCCCCGCCGCCGCCGCCCAGTACGATCATGATTTTTCGAACATCCGCCAGATCGAGCAGTTTCTCTTGAATGAAGACGACATCATAGACATGTATCCCGAGGAGGAGGGGGAGGAGGACCGCCTTACCGCCTCCCTGGGTTTTTTGTCCGACATAATCCTCGATTCGCCGCTTCCATCCGATCCCTCCTCCCCCGATAATCCATCTCCCGAAAGCGACTTCCCCTATTCTAACCACAACTCCAACTCCGACTCCGACGCCAAGGATGTCCAACAACCCCCCAATCTCATAGGTCATCAGGAGCTCCTCACCCCTGCTGCTATTCCCCACCCCCACCAAGAGGAGAAGGGACGGAGCGAGGCGGGCCAGCTTAATAACAATGGTGACGATGTCGATCCTATTTCCAAGAAACGCAAAAG GCAATTGAGTAACAGGGATGCAGCTGTCCGTTCTCGAGAAAGGAAGAAGATGTATATAAAGGATCTCGAGATCAAGAGCAGGTACTATGAAGCAGAGTGCAGGAGGCTCGGGATGTTGCTTCAGTGCTATCTTGCTGAGAATCATGCTCTACGCCTTTCCTTGAACACCACCACTACCACCCAGGCCTTTGATGCTTCCACAACCAAGCAGGAGTCTGCTGTGCTCATCTTGG AATCCCTGCTGTTGGGTTCCCTGCTTTGGTTCCTGGGCATCGTGGCACTCCTCACTCTGCCCAGACAGTTGCCAAATCTAGGAGCAGCAGGAGCAAAAAAGGTGGGCTGCAAAACTCCGCGAAGCCTGGCTCCAAGAGAGGCAGGAACTAAAGTACATGGAACGCTAGGGTTCCAATCTTTTATGATGAGCAAGAGATGCCGAGGTTCAAGAAGAAAGATGAGGTGCTCTTTCAAATTGGGGTCGGCAGCTTCTTTTCGCGGCATTTTGTCCGTGACACCCTGCCAGTTCCTGGCCTTCTGTTAA